DNA sequence from the Malus domestica chromosome 11, GDT2T_hap1 genome:
AATACCCCCTCACTCCTCTCATACCCTCCATAAACATTTCACCTTCCATaccttcatctctctctctctctctctctctctctctcgcaccTCCAAATCCCCAATCAACCgatcaaaattttgaattttggaaCCTGGGTTTTGAATTCTGGAATCTGTAGATGCCTAGGAAAGGAATGAGGACTCTGTTTTTCAAATCTCCGTCTCCGTCGCCTTCAAACTCTCCCTCCAGAACCACCGCCATGCTGCCTTCGTCGCCGCGCCACAGCTTCTCCGACTCGCTAATGGAAGAGAACATCGAAATCGCTGAGGCCCTAATCACCAAGTGGGACTCCGACTCTGGTTCCACTTCCTACACCGCTGTCACCTCCATCTTCTACGACGACCGCCAAGAGGCGAGACTCTACCTCAAATCCGTTGGGGACTTGCAGTCCGCCATGCAGCACTTCCTCATCTCCCAAACCACCAGCGCCGAGAAGCTCGTTCGAGCTCAGAATCTCATGCAATCCGCCATGAAACGTCTCGAGAAGGAGTTCTACCAGATTCTGTCAGCCAATCGGGAGTATTTAGACGCCGAAACGGTCTCCAGCCGGTCCTCCAGAGCTTCGACCCGGACCAGCGTATCAGATCAAGATTCCGAGTCGGAGGACGAGTCGCGAGTCGCAACCGAGTCGGTGGACCACATCTCTTGGGTCGCGATGTCTGATTTGAAATCCATCGCCGATTGCATGATCGCCTCCGGATACGGCAAGGAGTGCGTGAGAATTTACAACATCATCAGAAAATCGATCCTCGACGAGAGCCTTTACATCCTCGGCGTCGAGAAGATGACGCTCTCACAGGTTCAGAAGATGGACTGGAAAGTTCTGGAGACAAAGATCAAGAACTGGTTAAACGCCGTCAAAGTCTCCGTTAAGACTCTGTTCTACGGAGAACGGCTGCTCTGCGACCACGTCTTCGCCGCTTCGAACTCGATCGCCGAGTCCTGCTTCAACGAGATTTCGAAAGAGGCGGCAATGACCCTGTTTGGTTTCCCGGAATCGGTGGGAAAAAGCAAGAAACTTTCTCCCGAGAAAATGTTCCGTGTTTTGGACTTGTACCAGGCGGTATCGGATCTCTGGCCCGAGATCGAGTCCATTTTCTCATTCGAATCAACCTCCGCTGTCCGATCTCTGGCGGTTAACTCCCTGGTGAAGTTGGGCGAGGCCGTCCGTTCGATGCTTGAAGAATTTGAATCGGCGATCCAGAAGGAAACGTCCAAGACCCCGGTCCCCGCCGGTGGAGTCCACCCGCTCACGCGCTACGTCATGAATTATTTAACTTTCCTCACCGACTACACCGAAGTCCTCACCGATATAGTCGCCGACTGGCCGCTGGCGATCTCGACACCGCTACCCGAAGCTTACTTCGGGTGCTACGATGCCGAGGAATCGCAGCTTTCTATTCGCGTCGCCTGGCTCGTTCTCGTACTTCTCTGCAAGCTCGACGGGAAAGCTGCGCTGTACAAGGACGTGGCGCTATCCTATCTGTTCTTGGCCAACAATCTCCAATACGTCGTCGGAAAGGTCCGGAGCTCCAACCTCAAGTACCTGCTCGGGGATTACTGGGTGGAGAAGCACGACTCGAAAGTCCAACAGTACGCCGCGAACTACGAGCGCATGGGGTGGACCAAGGTGTTCGATTCCCTACCGAAAGATCCGACCGCTGAGATTTCATCCGACCAAGCCAGGATCTACTTCAAGCGCTTCAACGCGGCGTTTGAGGAGGCATACAAGAAACAAACATCGTGGGTCGTGATGGACCCGAAACTCCGAGACGAGATTAAAGTTTCGGTGGCGAAGAAGTTGGTGCCGACTTACCGGGAGTTTTACGAGAACCATAGGAACGGGATAATGAGAGCGTGCGGGGAGGACTCGTTGGTCAGATATGCCCCGGAGAATCTGGATAATTACTTGTCGGATCTGTTGTATGGGGTGGCGAGTGGCGGTAGCGTTTCGTCATTTTCCTCGTCCTCTGGCTCTTCCTCCTCGTCACACTCGCGTGGGAGGCAGGGTCGTTGAGAGACGTTGGGGTGTCGTTTTGTGGCCCTTGTGCCGTCGTTTAGTGAGTATAATATATAGGACGCGTGGACAAAAAACATGTAAAGATTTTTAATACATTATACAAGAATTCTTTGATTTGTGAGACGGATTGAAAGGCAGATTATGTTGTATGGTGTTGTTGGATTCTTGCTTTTAGAGATGGCATATTATAATTCGCCGGCTTTGTCCAAACAAAAAGTGATTTCTGACCCCTTTGAAAATTACTAGGAACTATGTCGGTTTAGTCGATGGTTTTACTTTATAATAATTGTGAGCTGTTTCGACAATGTGTTAACAATTCATATTTATAATCATTGTGAATTGTTTCGACATTGTATTAACACTTCATAGTTATTCATGTGTGGCATGCCGCTTACACGTGGAACTATGTTGAGTTTTGTGGCTCAAGTGCACTTACGTAAGTGATTGTAAACAATCTTATAAGCTATATATCATTGATTCACACTTGGAAATAATGGTGGGATTAATCCCCCTATAGTGCACATAACTATATAATTGTAAGCCGTTCCTCCAGTACATATCAATAGTGCAATGTTATTTATGTTTGAAACTATGTTGTGTTTAGTCGCTCTTATACATTTAATGTAAGTGAATGTGATTATTTCCATAACATATCAACAATCTACACTTTGAGGTGCACGTAACTATGTAATTGTAAGTTATTCCTTCAATATATATCAATAGCGCAAGACCATTTAGTGTGAAAATATGTTGTGTTTAGTCCCTCTTATGCATTTAATGTAAGTGAATGTGTTCATTTCCACACGTATCAACGATCTAAACTTTACGATGCATGTAACTATATAATTTTAAGTCATTCATTCAATACATATCAATAGTGCAATATCATTTACGAGTGAAATTATATTGTATTTAGTCACTCTTATCCATTTAATATAAGTAAATGTGATCATTTCCGTAACGTATCTAACGATCTACTAAACCTAACATTTCTCAATTATGGGCTTGCACTTCTCCATCACTTTGACCTGAACCCAAATAAGCAATAACCTGGAAACAATGGAGCACAATTTTGATTGAGACAGAAGCATCCGGTTTCAACAAAACGATAAGAGCTGGCATGCATCACAAGGAAACGGATGGCTTGATGATTGAtcaaagattgaagcagaaaatGACCAGACGACGTACGTATGAACATATATGGCGTTTGACAAGTTGATGTTCGTCGTAGGATCAGAGGCTCTCGATCATCTGACTTTCTAACCTTTCGGCTTTGGGGTCGTGATTGACTGAGAGCCTTTAATTATTTGACCCTGAAGAAAGCTGAGGGTTCAAGGACGTTTCCTAAAGTCTGCGACGCTGTAGAGTCCACGTATCATTAAAAGCGAAGTAAAAGAAGCAGAAAAAGGCTGCTTCTCCTGCACTTTCCTGctcaatttcttttatttttcacgTGCGTTTAAGACTCAgcgttggaaaaaaaaatttaccaagttTTTATTACAAATAATTATTTGAAATTAACTCGTTTAATTAAGatagttttttttaaattaaaaatggacaactataatttttaatattgttGACGCAAATCAACGTCGTCTTTTTATTAGAATTACGTCAAAACTTTTGTTAGTATACTGATATGACACATATATAGATTCcacatgaataaaaaaatattataaaaataataacaaataaataaaaatgaaattaacaaaataagaaaagaaaagaagaagaactaAAAGCTTCGTTAAAGCCCCACTACGATGCTATTATCTTCCCCACCCTGATTGCGTAAAAAACCCCAAGCCCACCCCTGTGTCAACACTAGCTATGGAAGATGAAAGCTTaagaatctagagagagagctCGAAGAGAGAGAGTAAATCTGCAACAAACTTTTCTCATTATATTTAATGAATTATTACAAGGATTTTTTCATTATAAATACATTTCAGCATAACTAACTCAACTTATAACAATCCAGTGACACATGTCACAATCCTGGCCACTAATATATGCTAACATTCCTCCTCAATCTTATGTCTTAGTGGAACCAAGCATAAGATTGGAACAATGTGTTGTAAACAAAGGAGAACATAAGCCTTTTGTGAAAATGTCTGCATATTGGTCTATCAAAGCAACAAATTGCAGAGAAATAacaccttgttgaaattgttctCTCACAAAATGACAATCCACCTCAATGTGTTTGGCTTTAGAGTGCAAGATAGGATTAGTAGCTAAAGTGATGGATGAGATGTTGTCACAATGTACGAATGGAGGAGAAGAAGTGTCAATATGAAGATCTTTTAGAAGTTGTTGAAGCCAAACAATTTCGGCAGTGGTGGTCGCCATAGCCTTGTATTCAGCCTCTATCAAGGATCTGCTAACTATATGTTGTTTCTTAGAGCTCCATAAAACTGGATTGGAGCCTAAGAACACAATAAAACTTGTAGTATAGCGCATATCATTGGGAtcaccagcccaatcagcatctatGTATGCTTTTAAAACCAATGAGCCAGGTCTAAAACAAATGCCCCAACCTAAAATACCTCTGAGATATCGTAAAATTCTCTTGACAACAACATAATGAGATTTCCATAGGAGAATGCATAAATTGGCACACTTGATTCACATAATAGGCAATGTCAAGTCTTGTAAAGGTTAAGTAAATTGGCATAAATTGTCCACACTAGGAATTGAGACAAAATTGACGATTGAGTAAGTGCCAATTGAGTAGAGGTGACCATTTTCAACCAGAAAATCACAATCCGTGCAACGCAAGTATAAAGAATTCACAAACGGAATCAATCCACAGACTACAGCACAATAATCGAACCAAGACAGAAATCATCAAATGAGTGTTTGACAAGATATAAGcgtgttgtactctttttcttttcaatcaaGGGTTTATCTCATCAAATTTTATTCTAATAAGGTTGTAACAAAGTAGCATTACACATGACGATCACCTTATCaataattcataaaaaaaagttgtactcttttcaTTTCGCTTAAGTTCTGCATCACCAAAgtttttaaacaaatttaaatgaGCAACTATAAGGAGTAATCGGTCCTAAGCCCTGACTATAAAGAGTGTTTAATAGAAATCAAACGGGCCAAGGAGACCGTAAAAACATCTTCAACTAGACTTTGGCCCACCCAAACATGAAAGCCCATGTATGCCTAATCTCCCGATAAACATGGTGGATTTCattgttttgaattttatgtTTTGGGCCAATATGGAAAACTAAAAACCACAGCAAGTCATAGAAAAACAAAGTATGATGGGTTGAGCATTTCTCTCTTGCGGACGGTTCGTGCGGACGAAGATTTGGGCTGTGATTAGCAGTCTATCGGTAGAAGGGGGTCCCAAAGACCCGTATAGTTCAAGAGCCACATTGCTCAGCTGATTTTAGAGATCTTGGAAGAAGGTGCTGACCAAAGAGGCTCTATTGGTGGTGGCCAAGGTACTGGGTTGATCGATACCATCGAAAGCCTGAGAATTTTTGGGGAAGAAATTGAAATTCTCAGTCAAAGCTCGACGGATCTGAGGTGTTTTAGACAGAGGAGCTAAATAATTCGATTGAATTGTGATGGTGGTGGTTTGATTGATATGGGTGCTTGCAGCGCATCAAGGTAAGGGGAAGCAAGCTGACGGAAGTGGGGTGGTGAGGAATGAATTATTGGATCGTAGCACCCAAGtcgtttggatttttaaaaccATATATATCCACTAATGTATGGTTAGAGTTTGAGTTAaaagttaataaaaatatatttcgTTGATTGGTACGTGACTGGGAACGTGATATATTCAACGTGGTACGTTCAATATACCAAAACGACGAGCACCTTGTGATTCATTTGATACAGCTTTGTACCTTACATAGTATTTTCTTCAATACGTGACACGTGATACCTTGTGATTTGTTTGATATAACT
Encoded proteins:
- the LOC103447762 gene encoding exocyst complex component EXO70H1-like; its protein translation is MPRKGMRTLFFKSPSPSPSNSPSRTTAMLPSSPRHSFSDSLMEENIEIAEALITKWDSDSGSTSYTAVTSIFYDDRQEARLYLKSVGDLQSAMQHFLISQTTSAEKLVRAQNLMQSAMKRLEKEFYQILSANREYLDAETVSSRSSRASTRTSVSDQDSESEDESRVATESVDHISWVAMSDLKSIADCMIASGYGKECVRIYNIIRKSILDESLYILGVEKMTLSQVQKMDWKVLETKIKNWLNAVKVSVKTLFYGERLLCDHVFAASNSIAESCFNEISKEAAMTLFGFPESVGKSKKLSPEKMFRVLDLYQAVSDLWPEIESIFSFESTSAVRSLAVNSLVKLGEAVRSMLEEFESAIQKETSKTPVPAGGVHPLTRYVMNYLTFLTDYTEVLTDIVADWPLAISTPLPEAYFGCYDAEESQLSIRVAWLVLVLLCKLDGKAALYKDVALSYLFLANNLQYVVGKVRSSNLKYLLGDYWVEKHDSKVQQYAANYERMGWTKVFDSLPKDPTAEISSDQARIYFKRFNAAFEEAYKKQTSWVVMDPKLRDEIKVSVAKKLVPTYREFYENHRNGIMRACGEDSLVRYAPENLDNYLSDLLYGVASGGSVSSFSSSSGSSSSSHSRGRQGR